One stretch of Caldinitratiruptor microaerophilus DNA includes these proteins:
- the recF gene encoding DNA replication/repair protein RecF (All proteins in this family for which functions are known are DNA-binding proteins that assist the filamentation of RecA onto DNA for the initiation of recombination or recombinational repair.): MYVARLTLRNFRNYRDLSLELSPGVNAFVGANGQGKTNLLEALHLLATGRSQRGARDPELILAGEDEMRVWARVERAQGPVEIDLQVGTVLGRRLQLNGLPQRRMADLVGRLAVVFFGPDDLQVLKGPPAGRRRFLDILLSQVSPAYLHHLQRYSRALAQRNRLLRQIQGGHAARDELEAWDIPLIESGAEITVRRFRALANLAPVAAEQHRRISGRVEDLEVSYAPALPGIESAAQAGPAEVAQLLQQELQRRRGEEVARAVTLVGPHRDDLALRIGGKDARAFASQGQQRTAVLALKLAELSYMRAVLDEPPVLLLDDVVSELDPDRRRHLLRAVDSGVQTLLTSTDPQDLAIRAWEPGHRLFEVRAGQVRERKE, from the coding sequence GTGTACGTGGCACGGCTCACCCTCCGCAACTTCCGGAACTACCGCGATCTGTCGCTGGAGCTCTCGCCCGGGGTCAACGCGTTCGTCGGCGCCAATGGCCAGGGCAAGACGAACCTCCTCGAGGCGCTCCACCTCCTGGCGACCGGGCGCTCGCAGCGCGGGGCCAGGGACCCGGAGCTCATCCTCGCCGGCGAGGACGAGATGCGGGTCTGGGCCCGGGTTGAGCGGGCACAGGGACCGGTCGAGATCGACCTGCAGGTGGGGACCGTCCTCGGCCGCCGGCTCCAGCTGAACGGGCTGCCGCAGCGGCGTATGGCGGACCTCGTCGGGCGCCTGGCCGTCGTCTTCTTCGGACCCGACGACCTCCAGGTCCTGAAGGGGCCGCCCGCCGGGCGCCGCCGCTTCCTCGACATCCTGCTCTCCCAGGTGTCGCCGGCGTACCTGCACCACCTGCAGCGGTACTCCCGGGCTCTGGCCCAGCGGAACCGGCTGCTTCGCCAGATCCAGGGAGGTCACGCGGCCCGGGACGAACTCGAGGCGTGGGACATCCCGTTGATCGAGTCGGGGGCGGAGATCACGGTGCGCCGCTTCCGGGCGCTGGCGAACCTCGCACCCGTCGCGGCGGAGCAGCACCGGCGGATCAGCGGCCGGGTGGAGGACCTCGAGGTCAGCTACGCCCCTGCCCTCCCCGGGATCGAGTCCGCCGCGCAGGCAGGCCCCGCGGAGGTGGCGCAACTGCTGCAGCAGGAACTCCAGCGCCGGCGTGGCGAGGAGGTGGCCCGGGCCGTCACGCTCGTGGGGCCACACCGGGACGACCTGGCCCTGCGGATCGGCGGGAAGGACGCCCGCGCCTTCGCCTCCCAGGGACAGCAGCGAACGGCCGTGCTCGCGCTCAAGCTGGCGGAGCTGAGCTACATGCGGGCGGTCCTCGACGAGCCCCCGGTGCTCCTGCTCGACGACGTCGTCTCCGAGCTGGACCCGGACCGCCGCCGGCACCTCCTGCGTGCCGTCGACAGCGGAGTGCAGACCCTG